One window of Amaranthus tricolor cultivar Red isolate AtriRed21 chromosome 13, ASM2621246v1, whole genome shotgun sequence genomic DNA carries:
- the LOC130797548 gene encoding myb-related protein 306, producing the protein MGRPPCCDKIGVKKGPWTPEEDIILVSYIQEHGPGNWRAVPTNTGLRRCSKSCRLRWTNYLRPGIKRGNFTEKEEKMIIHLQALLGNRWAAIASYLPQRTDNDIKNYWNTHLKKKLKKLEEGQDGQNTSSLVGFSSNSTSSTSSHNSNKGQWERRLQTDIHMAKQALCEALSIEKPELLPSPSPSPIYASSAENIARLLENWKTRKPNSGASSSSSPQESMTQNFNEELKPVQSFYSNSNSSTTTDDSHQSVSAEAEAAQQVPLSLLEKWLFEEGVNMMDMSLDADHDQTDQIDLF; encoded by the exons ATGGGAAGGCCACCATGTTGTGATAAAATAGGGGTGAAAAAGGGTCCTTGGACTCCTGAAGAAGATATCATCTTGGTTTCTTATATTCAAGAACATGGTCCTGGTAATTGGAGAGCTGTTCCTACTAATACTG GATTGCGTAGATGTAGTAAGAGTTGTAGGCTAAGATGGACTAATTATCTCCGTCCGGGTATTAAAAGAGGCAATTTTACTgagaaagaagagaaaatgaTCATTCATCTTCAAGCACTTTTGGGCAATAG GTGGGCAGCCATAGCATCATACCTCCCTCAAAGGACAGACAATGACATTAAAAATTACTGGAATACCCATCTcaaaaagaagcttaaaaagcTAGAAGAAGGGCAAGATGGTCAAAACACATCTTCACTTGTAGGGTTTTCATCAAACTCaacttcttcaacttcttctcaCAACTCTAACAAAGGACAATGGGAAAGAAGGCTTCAAACTGATATCCATATGGCTAAACAGGCCCTTTGTGAGGCTTTATCTATAGAAAAACCCGAACTTCTCCCAAGCCCAAGCCCAAGCCCAATCTATGCATCAAGTGCTGAAAACATAGCCCGATTACTCGAAAACTGGAAGACCCGAAAACCCAATTCAGGggcctcatcatcatcatcacctcAAGAATCCATGACCCAGAACTTTAATGAAGAGTTAAAACCGGTTCAGAGTTTTTACTCGAATTCAAACTCGTCTACAACCACCGACGACTCGCACCAGTCTGTCTCGGCCGAAGCCGAGGCGGCGCAACAAGTGCCATTGTCACTCTTAGAGAAGTGGTTGTTTGAGGAAGGAGTAAACATGATGGATATGTCTTTGGATGCTGATCATGATCAAACCGATCAAATTGATCTTTTCTAG